A window of the Candidatus Liberibacter solanacearum CLso-ZC1 genome harbors these coding sequences:
- the clpS gene encoding ATP-dependent Clp protease adapter ClpS, with the protein MVAISFVFMAKNHMNEKGVARTDSCINTKEEISSKVRAPRLYRVLLVNDDYTPMEFVIHVLQKFFHKDHESSKSIMLKIHHQGIGECGVYAYEIAEMKVNQVMNYSRQNQHPLQCIMEHK; encoded by the coding sequence GTGGTAGCAATATCGTTTGTTTTTATGGCTAAAAACCATATGAATGAAAAAGGAGTGGCTAGGACTGATAGTTGTATAAATACTAAAGAAGAGATTTCTTCTAAGGTTCGAGCGCCAAGATTATACCGAGTCTTGCTCGTTAATGATGATTATACCCCTATGGAATTTGTTATTCATGTTTTGCAGAAATTTTTTCATAAAGATCATGAAAGTTCAAAGTCCATTATGTTAAAGATTCATCATCAGGGAATAGGTGAGTGTGGTGTTTATGCATATGAAATTGCCGAGATGAAAGTGAATCAAGTAATGAACTATTCTCGACAAAACCAGCATCCCCTCCAGTGTATTATGGAACATAAGTAA
- a CDS encoding alpha/beta fold hydrolase, translated as MNKVKFFRSWRGFQLAFYDVGDKSAPAILLIHGFTSSYQINWLSSGWVQFLCDQGFRVIALDNLGHGKSDKPYSCVDYRLIFMAADAVSLLDHLGISKAHIIGYSMGARIACSTALFYPTYARSVVLGGVGSGLYDLEVIDWNPIIDSFLVPSINDVQCPLGKKFRKFAEIVPGNDLKALSSCLSMTRKLFHRDDLSRIDVPVLIAVGSQDDIAGSPQELMSCIVGSQYLNIRNRDHMLAVGDMQFKQGVMEFYTRMKHR; from the coding sequence ATGAATAAGGTTAAATTCTTCCGTTCTTGGAGGGGCTTTCAATTGGCGTTTTATGATGTGGGGGATAAAAGTGCTCCTGCTATCTTGTTGATTCATGGATTTACTTCTTCATATCAAATTAATTGGTTGTCTTCAGGTTGGGTGCAATTCTTATGTGATCAGGGATTTCGAGTGATTGCTCTTGATAATCTTGGTCATGGGAAAAGTGACAAACCATATAGTTGTGTTGATTATCGTCTTATTTTTATGGCAGCTGATGCAGTATCTCTTTTGGATCATCTCGGTATTAGTAAGGCACATATTATTGGGTATTCTATGGGTGCGCGCATAGCGTGCTCTACAGCATTGTTTTATCCAACATATGCGCGGTCTGTTGTTTTAGGTGGGGTAGGGAGTGGTTTGTATGATTTAGAGGTTATTGATTGGAATCCTATTATTGATTCCTTTTTGGTTCCCTCCATTAATGATGTACAATGTCCCTTAGGGAAAAAATTCAGAAAATTTGCTGAAATTGTTCCGGGAAATGATCTAAAAGCGCTTTCTTCGTGTCTTTCTATGACGAGAAAACTTTTTCATCGGGATGATTTAAGTCGCATTGATGTTCCAGTGTTGATTGCGGTTGGTTCTCAAGATGATATAGCCGGTTCTCCGCAAGAATTGATGTCATGTATAGTTGGAAGTCAATATTTAAATATTCGCAATAGAGATCATATGCTTGCGGTTGGGGATATGCAGTTTAAGCAGGGGGTTATGGAATTTTACACAAGGATGAAACATCGATAA
- a CDS encoding DUF3126 family protein translates to MSPDEIKKISAYLKKMFGSGISVQLRANQSDSVEVLMNSEFIGLIYRNNDEGEISYHFAMSILEEDL, encoded by the coding sequence ATGAGTCCTGATGAAATCAAAAAAATAAGTGCATATCTTAAGAAGATGTTTGGTTCTGGTATTTCTGTGCAATTACGGGCAAACCAATCTGATTCAGTAGAGGTTTTGATGAATTCAGAGTTTATTGGACTCATTTATCGTAATAATGACGAAGGAGAGATATCATATCATTTTGCTATGTCTATTTTAGAAGAGGATCTTTAA
- a CDS encoding zinc-finger domain-containing protein yields the protein MANHRILHFQNDKGHSSIKIGVKEFMCAGASPPLDHPHVFINMGSDNKKYCPYCSTLYHFDASLDSEETLPSGCFLPL from the coding sequence ATGGCTAACCATCGTATTCTTCATTTTCAAAACGATAAAGGACATAGTAGCATTAAAATCGGCGTTAAAGAATTTATGTGTGCGGGAGCCTCTCCCCCTTTAGATCACCCCCATGTTTTTATCAATATGGGAAGCGATAATAAAAAATACTGTCCTTATTGTTCAACTCTTTATCATTTTGACGCTTCACTTGATTCAGAAGAAACACTACCCTCTGGATGTTTTCTACCTCTCTAA